From Streptomyces sp. TLI_053, a single genomic window includes:
- a CDS encoding phospholipase: MTTTQHPRGIRPRLLNTLVAALCGILGATALASPAQAADTRRPVYAVAHRVDTLDGVDAAIGHGANAIEIDVCAWWNPNEWRAWHDCSSAGENRLGPSFDSMLDRILSHAAAGRRLSLVWLDIKDPNYCGEAPNRTCSVAGLRDKAQRLTAAGIQVLYGFFEYHGGSTPDVGGRGWQSLAGRLGPLEGITTTGTRDQVVGAFDRSGSGFPAGRRVMDYGDSDITKGFGNCTEATWNTCAELKKGAADRAAGRLAATFSWTTTYNDPWYVDKLLGDARVDGIIAGYGAFTGVREYDNSWQCANAVNLVRDWVGRHSGTHRMANSGDRLFR; this comes from the coding sequence GTGACGACGACCCAGCACCCGCGCGGCATCCGCCCGCGCCTGCTGAACACCCTGGTGGCGGCGCTGTGCGGGATCCTCGGGGCCACCGCGCTCGCGTCCCCCGCACAGGCCGCCGACACGCGCCGGCCGGTCTACGCCGTCGCGCACCGGGTGGACACCCTGGACGGGGTGGACGCCGCGATCGGCCACGGCGCCAACGCCATCGAGATCGACGTCTGCGCCTGGTGGAACCCGAACGAGTGGCGCGCCTGGCACGACTGCTCCTCGGCCGGCGAGAACCGCCTCGGGCCCAGCTTCGACAGCATGCTGGACCGCATCCTCTCCCATGCCGCCGCGGGCCGCCGGCTGTCACTGGTCTGGCTGGACATCAAGGACCCGAACTACTGCGGCGAGGCGCCGAACCGCACCTGCAGCGTCGCCGGTCTGCGCGACAAGGCCCAGCGGCTGACGGCCGCCGGGATCCAGGTGCTCTACGGCTTCTTCGAGTACCACGGCGGCAGCACCCCGGACGTCGGCGGCCGGGGCTGGCAGAGCCTCGCGGGCCGGCTCGGTCCCCTGGAGGGCATCACCACGACCGGCACCCGCGACCAGGTGGTCGGCGCCTTCGACCGCTCCGGCTCCGGCTTCCCGGCCGGCCGGCGGGTGATGGACTACGGGGACAGCGACATCACCAAGGGCTTCGGCAACTGCACCGAGGCCACCTGGAACACCTGCGCCGAACTGAAGAAGGGCGCCGCCGACCGGGCCGCCGGCCGACTGGCGGCCACCTTCTCCTGGACGACCACCTACAACGACCCCTGGTACGTCGACAAGCTCCTCGGCGACGCCCGGGTGGACGGCATCATCGCGGGCTACGGCGCCTTCACCGGCGTGCGCGAGTACGACAACAGCTGGCAGT